In the Erythrolamprus reginae isolate rEryReg1 chromosome 13, rEryReg1.hap1, whole genome shotgun sequence genome, one interval contains:
- the CHRNB2 gene encoding neuronal acetylcholine receptor subunit beta-2, whose amino-acid sequence MKPSSMALLAGLCLLGTLKRGLGTDTEERLVEHLLDPSRYNKLIRPATNGSELVTVQLMVSLAQLISVHEREQIMTTNVWLTQEWEDYRLTWNPEEFDDMKKVRLPSKHIWLPDVVLYNNADGMYEVSFYSNAVVSYDGSIFWLPPAIYKSACKIEVKHFPFDQQNCTMKFRSWTYDRTEIDLVLKSEVASLDDFTPSGEWDIIALPGRRNENPNDSTYVDITYDFIIRRKPLFYTINLIIPCILITSLAILVFYLPSDCGEKMTLCISVLLALTVFLLLISKIVPPTSLDVPLVGKYLMFTMVLVTFSIVTSVCVLNVHHRSPTTHTMPPWVKVVFLEKLPTLLFLKQPRQSCARQQLRQKRQSQERALGGFFMQGGTRSCTCYVNPSAVRKFGTGSSSGRTFTESSDGVNGFRERTGQAVPTGQEACCCGLEEAIDGVRFIADHMKSEDNDQSVSEDWKYVAMVIDRLFLWIFIFVCVFGTIGMFLQPLFQNYATNTLLQIHHN is encoded by the exons ACACGGAGGAACGGCTGGTGGAACACCTGCTGGACCCGTCCCGGTACAACAAACTGATCCGCCCGGCCACCAACGGCTCCGAGTTGGTCACAGTGCAGCTGATGGTATCTCTGGCCCAGCTGATCAGCGTG CATGAACGGGAACAGATCATGACCACCAATGTCTGGCTAACCCAG GAATGGGAAGATTATCGCCTGACATGGAACCCAGAAGAATTTGACGACATGAAGAAGGTGCGGCTGCCTTCCAAACATATCTGGCTGCCAGATGTGGTGCTTTACAACAA CGCGGATGGAATGTACGAGGTGTCCTTCTACTCCAACGCGGTGGTCTCCTACGACGGGAGCATCTTCTGGCTCCCACCGGCCATCTACAAGAGCGCTTGTAAGATCGAAGTCAAACACTTCCCTTTCGACCAGCAAAACTGCACCATGAAGTTCCGGTCATGGACGTACGACCGAACGGAGATCGACCTTGTGTTGAAGAGTGAAGTGGCCAGCTTGGATGACTTCACCCCCAGCGGCGAGTGGGACATTATCGCCCTGCCGGGGCGGCGCAACGAAAACCCCAACGACTCGACCTACGTGGACATCACCTACGACTTCATCATCCGCCGGAAGCCGCTCTTCTACACCATCAACCTCATCATTCCTTGCATCTTGATCACCTCATTGGCCATCTTGGTTTTCTACTTGCCGTCCGACTGCGGCGAGAAGATGACCCTATGCATCTCGGTCCTCCTGGCCCTCACCGTCTTCCTGCTGCTCATTTCCAAAATCGTGCCGCCGACCTCCTTGGATGTGCCCTTGGTCGGCAAGTATCTGATGTTCACCATGGTGCTGGTGACCTTCTCCATCGTGACCAGCGTCTGCGTCCTCAATGTCCACCACCGTTCTCCGACCACCCACACCATGCCCCCTTGGGTCAAGGTGGTCTTCCTAGAGAAGCTGCCCACTCTGCTTTTCCTGAAACAGCCGCGCCAGAGCTGTGCCCGCCAGCAGCTGCGGCAGAAACGGCAAAGCCAGGAACGGGCGCTGGGCGGGTTCTTCATGCAAGGCGGGACCCGCTCCTGTACCTGCTACGTCAACCCTTCCGCCGTCAGGAAGTTCGGGACCGGGAGCAGCAGCGGGCGGACCTTCACCGAAAGTTCCGATGGGGTCAACGGTTTTCGGGAGAGGACGGGCCAAGCGGTGCCCACAGGGCAGGAAGCCTGCTGCTGCGGGTTGGAGGAGGCGATCGACGGCGTGCGCTTCATCGCGGACCACATGAAGAGCGAGGACAACGACCAGAGC GTAAGCGAGGACTGGAAATACGTGGCCATGGTGATCGACCGCCTCTTCCTGTGGATCTTCATTTTCGTCTGCGTCTTTGGTACCATCGGCATGTTCCTACAACCCCTCTTCCAGAACTATGCCACCAACACCCTCTTGCAAATCCACCATAATTAG